The Rhododendron vialii isolate Sample 1 chromosome 3a, ASM3025357v1 nucleotide sequence TTCTTCTTTTGATACATAGCGGAACTAGCAAGTGTGAGTCGTGCATATGTATATACTCAGCTACACAACTAgagaaccacacaaaaaatatcTTGTATTATGTGTTTAGTCTTTTGTTCTTTACTTGATCCTTATTTGCGGTTTATGTGtttgttcatttgacaaatttcTCAACCTAAAGAATTCCACCAGATTGAATATTTTCTCCAACACGAAGATTACGGTTTTTAACCCTGGCTCTTAAAACGAACTGGCCGACATACAAAAGTGATTATTTAGGGCTCCTACGGCACCGCCGCGTGGTGTTCTAGGAGTCTCTACAAGTACTGTCACAGCAACCTGTTTGTTGTGGTTGCGAGATTATaagaatttcatttcatttttgagaatttgtgttGCAGAATCTCAAAAGCTACTCAaacccattttctttttgctgttcaaaaaaaaagaattttgagaatttcattccctttttAGCTTTTCAGATTATGTAGAATCCGAGAATACGTTATCCAgagaatttttgacaaacacaacaaattgattttgaaaagcttAATCTCAaaatgtgaaggaaaaaattcTCGCAAACCCGCACTTTGATATGATAACTATTAACTTATCCTGACACATGTCGAGCAAAACTTTAACCAGTAATTGTCATAAATACCTGTTGATTGTGtgggtgttcaagaaaaattGTTTTTGCAGATTTTGATATTCGAGCTTTTTAAAATCAGTTTGGAGTGTTCCTCAAAAATTATAGTTAACGGATTCTCAAATTCAACagattttgaaaaactaaaaataaatgaaattttaaaaattccaaAACTTGATTTGGGTACCTTCTGGAGCTTTTCGGAtaagattttaaattttaagttTTATAAAAGCTAATTTCCCAGCTTTTTCAAGTAGAGAAATATTAATACCAGCTTTTACTATAGCTTAACCATAATTTCACAGTTATGGTAAACATGTTTATCTGcttctactaaaatttaaaacttCAAATCTGCAGCAGAATCTGAAGTTAGAATCTAAAATTTGTATTCATAACTATCGCAAACATGTCTATTTACATCCAAAAATACACCACCTAATGAGAAAATTGCACGTGGCATTAAACAGTGTGTGAACCAATCGAAACACATTGTGATTAAGCCTAAGATACAAAGAATCGATAGGTTTAattataatattattttaatacTATACAGTATCGTTTAGATTGGAAACGATcaagtttggttatgaaatgacAAATATTAAGAAGATTATGAAGTATAACCGTTGATTAACTCCTTAAACCATCGAACGGTGCCATTAGGGACTCGTTTTATAAGGAAAATCAGTTATGTTTATTTGTAATCATCTAGGTAACCCATTTCGAATTACTAATTCACGTTGCGCATAAACAAGAGCCCATTATCAACATGTTCAGCCACTATCTATAGCAACAAACGTGGGAAGTAGAAGAGTTTTTTGAAGAGACCAAGTCAACAACAGTTTGAAGGCAGTTGCAACCGTTCTTGGAGGGAATTGTGaggtttcaaatcaaatttgaatgaaGACTTAGACATTCAAGGGAAATGTGGAGAAAGAGAACTATAGACAGACCCtttgtctataaatagaagaggaaaatgaagaagaacCCCCAAGGGCCCCAACAAACCATTATCTGACATCCCATACAAAAAAATGGTTGTTTAGAGATCTAAAGTAGTTTAAAACTTAGGAATTAGTTCGAAGTAGTTAATGTAATTGTAGTTTAatattttgcaagtttgaaaacttatttGAATGTAAACCtgcttttgattaaattcaaattACTACCTTACATAATTTTGTCTTGTTCTTGCTAAAGAGTGATCACGTATAACCTTGCTTTTGTTTAGATTCAAGGGGGTTTATATTTCTGTTTTGTTCTTGCTAAAATCTTAAAAGTAATTGCATATAAGCttgcttttgattaaattcaagcttGCTTATATTCAATtatcttttttgatttctctgttTGAAGAGTGTCAATTCATTTTGGTTGATATCTTATAGAAAAATCTTCTTCGTTAAGGTAATCGAACGGATAATCACAATTGTCTGATTAAGTTAGCTATTTCTAAGTTAATCTGAAAAGGAtaatttctattcttttctGGCACGCCCGCACACAATCATTTTGCCAAAGGTTTGGCTAATTTAGCACAAACAACGCCCATATATAGCTTGAAACATTTCAAGTATTTGTCCAAACATAcggtttcctttttctttttctaaatttaTTTAGAACTAGACACGCTCAAACATGAGACTTTTGAGAAAGAAACTTTACGATCATTACCTTCGTAGAGATGAAAGGAACTACAATTTGAAGGAATTTTCGTCCGATATATATtgctaattaaaataataacagagcattttatttcttattatCCCACTCCCTCCAAACCTAAGTCACATATCACCTATGCGAGCGTGAGCGTAAAAGAGTCTTTGAATCACGTCTCAAATTAGTAACATTCGCGAGAGCCGTGATTGAAAACATGAGCATATGATATTTTCAAcaattatgtgactaagctcCAAACTTTGAGAATTTTGAGCTATAAGCGGTATGTCATAACATATCAACTGACCTACAAATATATGATTGATGAGTGGATAAGGTATATATGTTACAGCTATGCAATACATTCTCTACttaatatttattgtttttttcgtGGTTTGGAAAGGAATATTCATCTGCTGAAAAGAACTAAAATGTGGGAAATcatttttaacttatttttagGCATCGCATGcgtgaaattttaaaaatcggTTATATTTTTAGCAGAGAAATTAGGAGTTGCTGAATCTGGAGGAGATTCCATTGTTTTCGCTAACCAACATTACGTGATTCTGGAACAGACACTTCGAGTTGTCATTTCTTATGGTGTGTTACTTGTCCCGTCGTTGCGTTGGTATCATGTACCATACACTCAATTAGTACAAACCCTCTCTTCTTAATTTTTGCAAAGATTTATTAATACCCTAAACTTGGTATAATAACCACTTTAATTTAGTTGGTAAGTCTCAATTAATTAAATGGCGTaatattgattgattgattaaaaGTCCAAGAAAATAACTTGACAATTGAGTTTGTTCACGTGAGCCCCCTCATGTCTCCACAAGGCCTAAAGCGTCCTCTGTTGGCCTATTCATAACCAAACTTGCCTCCCCCCTATATACCTTCGATGTCTCCACTCAGGTATATAGGGACAGAATGGAGCTACGCATCTGAGTGGAGACACGTGTTCCCGTGTGCCCCACGTGATTCTGTCCCTGACCCATAGCATTTGTATTAacttcaaaattaaaatatttatattataaaatagagcgattTTTGTCGATTTACTCATACAAACATGAGTATCTCTATATCTATTGATCGCTTTCAAGCTAAGATCCTTGCCGTCCGATTAAGAGAATGTTTTCTTAAGTTATACTTTGACCTGCAGTTATGGTAACATATATACTTTCCTTTTCAATTTAATACCTTTtggttttttccattttaagttGATATTATTTCAAGAGGGTTGATAATTAACCTGtaaattatttcatttttttatttcttctctctacCTTGGCATGAACTTTTTAAAGTGAGGCAGAGGGTGAGTATGTTATATTGGATGGATAGAGCAGACAACTTATTTAAGTTGGGACTGTATTTCGTTTGGACGTGCCTTTAGGCATGGACATCCGCTAGTTTTTGTTATAaatttagcataattatgaaactttgctaatatataaacatacacattTGCCTATATCTCGAAAAAACACATATAGAAATAGTTTTATACTTGAATTTTATCATATGGTGCGTTTATACTTGTTGCGTTATGAGCAGTTTGTTTATTTAGagttattctttcttgatttctctttATTTTGACTCTTTATTTTGAACCGTCTGGGAGAAATATTTCAcaataaagtcattaacaaaactagttcaatcattctaaaacttgtcaatgttcatttaaaacatactttaaaatttttatctgagattttgtgctcattttaaacctaatttaacttaaagtacggGTTAtttttgtagttagtaatgcATATCTTAATTTTGTACCATCTTACTATaattgactaaaaaaaaaataaacttttgccATTATCATTAATGTTCTGCTATCAATACCGACGGCCTCCCActgaaatcgtaccgacggccgcgccgggccgtctccatccaccagacggccgatctgagccgtccagaaattctaaaaaaaaaaaaaacaagggaccCACgaaagaatcaacggcatccgatgtgtgtagagtgtttgatctaaacactttattttcgtgtatatgagacggcccggcgcggccgtcgatacgatttcggtggggaggccgtcggtacctataggttttctaatcattattaaGGTACCCCCACTAGACTATACTTCTGGATTCGTCCCTACTATCAAGGGTGTGCAAAAAATCCGCAACCCGACCCAACCCGAAGGATCTCGAgcggggtcgaacatgtggtttTGACGGGTGCGGGTTCACTTTctgttaaaaattaattttcggTTCGAGGTTCGGGTTGGTGCATTCCTTACCCGCGGAGTCAGACCCGACCCAACCCGAAGGATAAACCCGACTCGACCCAACACGATGTAAAGAATCGGGCTCACAGACGGTTCTTACCACCTGTTTGGGTCCATTTCAGGGCCTAAAATATTGTTACCCGACATGGTCGGGTCAGGTTCGGGGGgcaaacccgacccgtccgacccgtgcacacccctacctACTATGGGTGACGACCCATATGTATTGGATCATACAGCCGGTATAATGACATTAAGACATTAATTGGGAGGTATACCAGCCGTATGATCCAATACCAATGAAGTtaccttcttttccttctttcttaaTTAACCGAAAAGGTAATCTGTGAATAATATAATGCGTTAGGTATAAGAAACGATACAAcaaccgttcaaaaaaaaaagtagctcATAACCGGATGTGTGAGCCAGCTTGCGAGCACGTCAACTAATTTCATGACACTGAAGTTAACGGCCGGAGAAACTTTCAGTGGCTTGGGTTTCGTAGGATTCAAACTTGCGACTTTTAGGGACAAATCCTTTAATTGTTTTGTCATACCCGCCAAACCCCAGCGATTAACATCCATACAATTCTTACATTCAACAATTGCTGCAAATCCTTTATTTTCCTTTGCCAAAAGCAACAAgaatatatctatatataaactggaaaagaaaaatagattaAGCTTTCCGGGGCAAAGGGCGTTGTTTGTTTGCGAAAAAGTCTTCTCGATGTCATCccttaaaactattttttttttttttaaaaaaaaccaaagggaaaatccaaaaaagaacATGCAATGCATCTTGCCCCGTTTCAAACTGTTGTATCAAAACTAGGGCCGTAAACAAGCCGAACCAAGCTTTGTCGAGcttgagctcagctcgtttactaaaagAGTCCAAAATtcgaactcgagctcggctcgagtcttaacgagccgagcccttATTGAGTCAAGCTGAGTCATTAACGAGCTGTTCGGTTCGTTTACCGCCCTAATCtgaacaaatttcaaacaaacatgcttttttttttaacggcatcTCTTTAATATGCTTTAGCTCCAAAAATACACACAATGTTGGGCCAGTCAGCCATGCACTACGAGGGTTTATCTATTATCTACACTCTATAGGCCCTGTTATTCGACTCTCAACCGTCTCATCAGATAATCTTGATTATACATATCTCACACTTTGTAGAATCACCTATATTTTATGATTATTTATTGAAGGACTATCTTATTCTAATCGTAAAAATTACATTAAATACCAGATAAACCCTAGATATGTGAACATCTCGAATATATAATCCAATCCCCATACTCATATTTGGTGAAATAAACTGACTTATATTGGTAGCTGGCAATTCTATAATTCAGACGTCCACTCTTAGTCAAGTCGAAGCTGGTAATTCTGATTGCCTCCGTGCAGAGAGGAGAGCATTCGGTTCTCCTCCCGCTTCACTCTCGCGCCAGGAGGGAATGGGTCAAGCAGTTTAATCCTACAGGAGAGTCGAGAAAGCTTTCGCAGCTATTCTGTGGCGCGACCTactacaaaaaaagaaagcttGCCCTTGAATTACGTGATCGTAGGCTCGATTATTTTGAATGAGTTGAGTGGTAGACCAATCCCAGGAAGCGTTATATATGAATCCTaaggtgtttttgtttttaaggaCTTTGGTGAGATTGTTGAGTCAAAAAGTTTAATCTGAGATTCTGAATTAGGAAAACCTTCAAAATACAAATCCCAGGCATCTGTCTGTATCTCTTCAGCTTGCAAAAGACAGTGGGTTCAAAACCAGTGGAACCCATATTGGAGCTGcaaaattaatcaaatcaacaagAATGCAAACAAAAGCatgaaatggaaagaaaagaaaagagacttTTAGGTGAACCCCACAAAAGCAACAAGCTTTATGTTTTCCACTGTCACGAACTTCCCCTCCAATTAATTTGAGATATGATCACGTGTTCTTATCCATGTCTACGGAACTAGTGTCTAGGGTCCAGCGGAATAGTGCAACTACACACCTTCATTGACGTCGTTTAAACGACCGACAGAGCAAGAGCTAACTGTCGAGACATTGGACTGTGGTAAAACGAGCCCTTCCATATGGTACATCATCTGCTTCGCATCAGCCTGAGCTTCAAATCATCAGAATCGCATAGCAAAATCTATGATTGATGAGTTACATCTATGATTGATGACAACTCTGATAACAATTCAGCAGATTTTCCTAATTCTGCCACCCTTCCCCAAAATCAAAGCATTACAAAACTTGAAATGTCAcaatacttgggtaaaaaaaaatactgacaCCCTTTGTTACAAAGTTGTGAACAACtcagagaaaaaaagaacactCACAATCGAAGTATAGTTCCTATGACTCTCAAAACTCTGATTTTGCCAAGCAAGCAATATTATACACTCTAGCAAGACTTCTACTAACCAGCTATACCTAAAGCGTCCTACGAGAAAGTGAAAAGGGGTGGAACAGCAAGAGAACGttacagtagataaacaaaccTTAATTACAAAACCGGTCCCTCATTCTGTCAAACCCTCCATGGTTAAGAACTTAACAATGGAGTTCTCAGTCCTCTGCCTTTGCAAATGCCAATCACAGGCAACACCTCGGGAAGAACCTAGTTCACCATCCAAATCCTGGCCTGAAAAGCTCAATAACTTGTGAAAGTTCTAGAGGCAATGCAAACGCTTTAGCTTTATGAGTTCCTTCCTTTTCCTCCTGGCTTCTGCTGCTTCAGCAGCACCATCATTCTTTTTACTAGAAGCTTCTGGTTTAGCTTGTACGGGATTCTTCTCTTCATGTACAATAATGTTGGAAGATGGACTAGCACTACACAGGTTATCGTTGGAATTTCCAGTTTGTTCATTATTCAGGTCAATGGAAGGCCGAAGGTTGAGTCCATCCCCATGATCAGGAATAGGGAAGAACCAAGGGTATGGCACAACACAGAAGGGAGTTCCTTGACCGTTAACCTTCATCGGATTTTCTGGTTCATGACATACGTCAGGTTTGGCTATGGATGGCATGGGGACTTCCGATGGCACAAAAATGGCATTTTGAGAGAGACTGTTCAATTGAACTGGATTTGAAGATGGAATGATATGAGGCCAGGGAAATGGTGAGAATGGGGGTTGACTGAAGACGAGATATGGGCAATTGGCATATGAGGAAGTAGGTATCTTGACATTGGCTGGCTTTGAATCAACCCGAGTTTCCTCTACTCCTGCCTTAACTGTCTCCGCCATCTGCAAAGTACAAAAGAATGGAAGTGGAAAATCTGAAAACTTTAAAGTTCTTGAATTAGCAAAAAGCAATACACATTTCTTCAATGCTAATCATGTCTTACCCGTGCTTTTAAGCATTTATTTGTTCTCTTCAAAGAATCATATTCTTCCAAAGCCGCCACCTTCTCCTTGAATAAACATAAGTATGTGCTTATTAGAAATAAATTTATAAGTATGAGCTCAGTAAAAGCCATACTAGCATTGACATAGACTGTCCAAAATAAATCATTACCCTCTTCAGATTCTCATTCTCACTTGCTAGACTAGCAGCTTTTCTGGTCAACTccacaaacagagcctaaaaacaaagtaagaGGCAATAAGCTGAACAACCATAAGCAAAGAATGCCTGTGCCATTTGTAAGTCAAAAATGATAGAATAACtagcaaacaaaaaagaacatcAGAGTATGTACTGTACTTCTCCAAATTAAAGGATGCTAGTACTTTCAAGTTTAACAAATTACGCACTTCCAAGTTGCATACACTTCTAGCATTCTTGTTACCTAATTATTTGATGCTCAAGGGAACAAGCAAATGTTGTTTCATATCAGCAACACTCTTGAacacttcttttttgttcatACCTTAAAACCATACTTGTATTTCAATTCAGAGACTAGTAATACAAGAATGCAAAGGTAAGTTGCTGTTGGACTTGAAAACAGACATCCGCATAAGTATGCCGGAGACTCAGAGCAAAATGTAGATTGTGGAATGTAACAGATCAAGGAAAAGTCTAATCCACGGCTGTGGGTCTCTTATTCTTTCAGAAAAAAGTTTGACTGTGATACCGAAACCATTGAAAGACATAGTTGCATGTAATGGAAATGGAAGGGGGACAGAGAAGCAATGACACATTGAAGAGTCTGCGGTACAAAACCGATGAAATGTTTCATGGGTTAAGTGCCAATGTATAACTTAACGTGGGTTAAGTGCCAATGTATAACTTAACAGAAGCACAAAAACTGGATATTGATTTTTAGTTGCAACTTCGTTTTAGTGTGCAACTATCTATGAATACTACGTAAATATCATGTACCATAAAAAGTTTGCGGGGATCGTTCCCTATGATCTGGGGTACTATAGATCTCTCTTACTTTGTAGCTTTTCATAGGTTACTTTGAGATTCAAATGTCTCAAAGTTCCTTCCTTACTGGGCGTGAGGTTCTATCACAATTGGTGAGAGCTTCTTACAAGCATCTTACTCCGAATCACAGAATCAAGTTTCCATAGTGGATTTGTCACACCAGTAGGAGGTTCCTGCAACCAAAGAAGAAAGTTTCGATTAACTTCTCCCTCAACAGAATAACATGTTCCAAGTATAATTTACCTGATCTACGCCTTACTGACTGAACGAAATTGAGTTCGCATACCTCCCACCATCTTACCCCACAGAATAATCATACAATTACCATCCAACCAAGCCCAAGTAATTCCTTCTCCAAAAATAGTCCAAGCCCAAGTAGGTTTTCGACAAGACTTTCCCAATGTACTCACCATGACATCTTATGAATCCAAGATTTCACAGGTGACCTATTTTCTCCATGTTCATTTCTTTAAGTAAATAGAAAGACACTTATGACTCTTATCTGTTCCAGGAATCTGCTTCGGACACGCCTAATGTATTTGTGCCAGACAACTTAAAACTCATTCTGCAACATGAATATATCAGGTGAGGCAAAACCAACCCGCCATCACTGACTACGTTGAGATGAAGGAAATTCTAAAAGAGAAATATTCCGCCCATCCTATCAAGGTGATCCTTCTAGATCAATGCATACACAAGGGGTGAAAACTGTCACTGAAGAGTGAAGAGTACTTAGGTGCTGTAACATTAAGGAAGATGAGCGCATAACCTTGAGGAGATTTTGAAGGGGACGTAATGATGCCCTCCAACACGAGCTAGTTTTCCACAAAATACTACCTTAACAAAGCATACAGTATCCCGATTATGAATCGGTCACCAGACCTCAAGTTCAATGAAGAGCCACTGCAGAGCCTGTGAAACCCTTCCGAACAAAGTTTCCTTCTGCATCCAACTTGACCAAGCAAAGCAGTAACTAGCCTCTAAACCATATGGatgagaaaggaaaatgggTAACTACGAAGACTTTCCTACAAATCTGACCAAATCCCAACAGTAAATGTATAAAGTTTCTCATGGATGAGGCTTTCCCAAAACTCACTCCACTGACTTACCTAAACAAGTCTacaacccaaaatttgatgataACCTAGATCCGGAGATAAGGTGCGAGGAGGATGCCCATATTCGTTCTCACCCTTTTACAACCCTTCCCTTGTGCCACCGTCGGTTCTTGCATACATTGTGCATGCTTAGATGCGTGCTTATGCTAACTTGCATAAATGATGGGGGCTGGAGCAAGATCTTCCACTCTTATATCAAAGACGAAGACAAATTTTGCAAATTCATCACCTGTACAGCTGCTATGTTAATGTTGCGTCATACAAAGTTCATTTGTATTCACCATCCCACTTCGTACAAAGTTTCTCTGGGTCACATCATATATCGATGTCAATGAAGACGACTAGTTCCTCTTCAACAAAGGGTAACATTTGGTGCCATGTCGTTCCCATGGAGGTGGGCCATATCATCTTGGGTTGGCCATCACTGTATGACTTTGGATATCCTTCTATATGGTCATTGGAAAGGTTGATCTTTCGAGTAAAAAAACGCcatccaaaaagcacaattaCCTTGACTATAAGAAGCTCGAGTCAGCATTGAGAAAAAGGTACACATGCTATTTCAAATAATAAGATTGTTCCCACTAGGGAAGGAGGAGTGTTTCCTAGTTCATTAGTGCAGGCGACCTACTTCAGCTTCTTCGTGAATCACTAGCTATGAGCTATATCAATTTGCCTTGATTTGCCCGAGTTCTACAAAACCTAAAACCAAGGTTATGAATCCCGTACCGTACcagccggtacgtaccggtattATCCAAATCCGGTACCCTATACCTCTAATTCCGTTCTGCCTCAAATACCGGTTGGTACAGGCCAATACCAGACGGTACCAGTGATACCGGACGATACCGAactactttaaaatttattatttttcttcaagtaccggacaataccgATCGGTACCGAACAAATAccagagtatttttttttttttttaataaatgtatatattatatGATAAATACTTTTATGtgggaaaataacactaatagcgatAAATCCGAAATGGTACTCGATATCTCACTGTtaccggtacgtaccatacCGGTAGGAAAACGGGTATTCTAGTTGGTATGGTATTCAAAACCTTGCCTAAAACAAACCACAGTCGATGAAATCAATTTTTCTAACCCCTGGAGAGTTTGCCCAGATCCTATTCTTGCGAGTATACCAACGGTGGCCCGCAAGATGGCTCATCCATCATACCTATGTGTGAGACCCCAAAACCAAAAGTCCCATATTGGGAAATGTTGAATGATATATAAGTGATTTCGACCAGCTACTATATAACCTgagattaaccttttgagccacatgCTTAGGCTAAGGGTTAGCAAGTCAGATGGCACAGATTGTTATagttggtatcaaagcacaGCTCTGGTCTACATGGTGGGGGCCACATCTAGAATCTGGTACGAGCACACTGATTGTGTTGTACAGAGCTAAGTGTCACACCATAGCCACCAGGGGAAGGTTGTTGGGCCAATGCAACGAGGATGTTGCATCATAAGATGGGGAGATTGTGAGACCCCAAAACCAAAAGTCCCACATCAGgaaatttggaaaatgttgaaTGATATATAAGTGATTCCGACCAGTTACTATATAACATGaagttaaccttttgagccacgtgctTAGGCTAAGGGTTAGTAGGTCAGCTAGCGCGGGTCATTATACTATGAGCCGATGATTATGCTATCATTCTTTCCTCTCACCTTCATATATCTGCAATCAAATGAAAGAGTCCATTTAGAGGCCTCTGAGATTGTGTTAGGGAAGATGCAACAAATGAATGAACAATTATTTCTCTTAAACGGGGACGGATTTTAACTTCACCTCGCCTTATGGATGCTTAGGGTCCTACTACTAGTTCTACATCAGCTGTCTTACAGTAAATGAAGCCCCCCCACACATCCTCCAACCTACATAGGATGGATCGGATACGGACACTAACACGGTGATGGGCACAGACACGAATAAATGACACAACAATTCACAAAAGATGTAGACATAGATACAAATGACAATTTctttaaataaacattttttatCGCTATGCAAACCTACATTGTAACAGCAAAAATATTTAGGTCAGGACTCCTATTAAGAGCATATTTAGGTTAGGACTCCTATTAAATGCATGAGCAGCCAATGGTATATGcctatacacatacatatattttACATCACACTTTTGGCCCAATACTTTTAGAGTAGTATATATGACCAtgttcattttgggttttgaggtagttttttgggataatgagtggagagacatACATAGAGTAATGAGAGTataaatttattggagaccgtgtGCAGAAAGAAAAGTTTGAGTCTAAagtcccaaaacgaacatggcaTATGTTACCCCGGAAAAGCTTTTCAAATTTATAAATATCAACCTATTGTACCCCATGTGCATGCCCGGCGTgtcccaccaaaaaaaatatttaaatttaatagACAACTCACGTGACGTCCCCATGTGTTCCAGGAGTGTCCGACATGGATACGGCGATTGCTAGGGGTGTCATTGCTTCATTGCTCCAACTAATAAAATGAAACAATGAAGAGAAAGTGATAACCTATTTTAAATCATCCAacccaaaatcaattggcaataagtggaaaggccacccaggctcatatactagtttgaAGGAGATAATTACCCGATGTGGAACAAACTCCAACAATCTCCCACACGTGCGACCCTGGACTCGCAAGTGAAACggtaaacaaacgatccatgacacttggatcacaacaaacaacagtgcacttatggcacaaacaatgGGGGACAAATTCTCCAAAAACCCTAACTCTCATACCACGTTAAAGCATCCaacccaaaaccaattgacaacgagtggagaggccgcctaggctcatatacttGTTTTGAAAGAGATAATTAattgatgtgggacaaactccaacaaccTACAAATCACACACAAGCAGGGAgctaattttgaaaagactatcTAAATGATGGTGACAAATATGTGCAAAGAATATAAAAGTGATGGAGCTCGACAAAGGAGGGGCTAGTAGTAGACTCGAGACAGAACGAGATCATTAAAATTGAATTGAAACTGAAACATGGGTATAAGAAAAGTTTAGTGATAAATAAAGAaggtaaaaagaaaaacatgcaAGCCCAGATTGCATGTAATGAGAAAACAAAGCAAACGAGAGGAAAAACACACATCCTTCAACTAGAGCAAATGGAAAGCCTAACAAATCTAAGCCAATAATTTCTGGCTGATGTTTAAGGAACCACATAAGCATTGGGTTGCCTAAACAAAACTCGCCTGCCTACGGCGAATTGTCTGTCTAGCAGACTCTCTATTGGCTAAAACCCTGCGTAATCTTCGCGCTTCCTTCTCAGCCTGAAAAGAATAACATATACTACTTACAGGGGGCATAACAGAAAATAGAATACAAGGAAATTGAAACTTATGTACCTCAGTTAACTGTGGTCTTGACTTGCTACCACTACAAGATACATAACTTGAGTTGCTGATATGACTTGGTTTATGAAATTCAGCTTCCTGCTCAAAGTCCATCCCCTCCATCTTTAGGGTGCATATAACTGCACCTTGCTGCTTAACAACTCCTGCT carries:
- the LOC131320852 gene encoding uncharacterized protein LOC131320852 isoform X1 gives rise to the protein MAFTELILINLFLISTYLCLFKEKVAALEEYDSLKRTNKCLKARMAETVKAGVEETRVDSKPANVKIPTSSYANCPYLVFSQPPFSPFPWPHIIPSSNPVQLNSLSQNAIFVPSEVPMPSIAKPDVCHEPENPMKVNGQGTPFCVVPYPWFFPIPDHGDGLNLRPSIDLNNEQTGNSNDNLCSASPSSNIIVHEEKNPVQAKPEASSKKNDGAAEAAEARRKRKELIKLKRLHCL
- the LOC131320852 gene encoding uncharacterized protein LOC131320852 isoform X2 is translated as MAETVKAGVEETRVDSKPANVKIPTSSYANCPYLVFSQPPFSPFPWPHIIPSSNPVQLNSLSQNAIFVPSEVPMPSIAKPDVCHEPENPMKVNGQGTPFCVVPYPWFFPIPDHGDGLNLRPSIDLNNEQTGNSNDNLCSASPSSNIIVHEEKNPVQAKPEASSKKNDGAAEAAEARRKRKELIKLKRLHCL
- the LOC131320854 gene encoding uncharacterized protein LOC131320854; this translates as MVSSMTLASEGVYCGSSWECGGGDSVVGSELEAAEALAGLAHSGLPTHRVKTESPPPHSGGTNPQEDAALLRPPCPSEDQAGVVKQQGAVICTLKMEGMDFEQEAEFHKPSHISNSSYVSCSGSKSRPQLTEAEKEARRLRRVLANRESARQTIRRRQASFV